DNA from Stutzerimonas decontaminans:
GCCTTCGCGGCCTTCCAGACACTGCTCGACGTAGCTCTTGCGCGGCTCCTCGGTCGGGTGCAGACGGTTCCAGCGATCGACCGCCAGGCCATCGCGTCGCAGTTCGTTGAAGCTGGTCACGCTCCAGACGTCGGCGCCGACGCCCATCTTGGCGAGGATGTCCACCGCAGCACGCACTTCACGCAGGATGGTGCCCGAGCCCAGCAACTGTACGCGGTGCTTGAAGTCGCCCTTGGCTTCTTCGAGCAGGTACATGCCCTTGATGATGCCGTCCTCGACACCCTGCGGCATGGCCGGCTGCTGGTAGTTCTCGTTCATCACGGTGATGTAGTAGTAGACGCTCTTCTGCAGCTCCATCATCTCGTGCATGCCGTGGTGCATGATCACCGCCAGCTCGTAGCCATAGGTGGGGTCATAGCTGCGGCAGTTGGGGATGGTGCTGGCGAGGATGTGGCTGTGGCCGTCCTCGTGCTGCAGGCCTTCACCATTGAGCGTGGTACGCCCAGATGTGCCGCCCAGCAGGAAGCCGCGGGTCTGCGCATCGCCGGCCGCCCAGGCCAGGTCGCCGATGCGCTGGAAGCCGAACATCGAGTAGAAGATGTATACCGGCAGCATTGGCTGGTTGTAGTTGCTGTAAGCGGTACCTGCGGCGATGAACGAGGAGAACGCACCGGCTTCGTTCAGGCCTTCCTGAAGAATCTGGCCGTCCTTTTCTTCGCGGTAGTACATCACCTGATCGCGGTCGACCGGCTCGTACAGCTGCCCCACCGGGGAGTAGATGCCCAGCTGACGGAACATGCCTTCCATGCCGAAGGTGCGGGCCTCGTCGGCGAGGATCGGCACGATGCGCTTGCCGAGATCCTTGTCCTTGACCAGCTGCGAGAGAATCCGGCCGAAGGCCATGGTGGTGGAAATCTCGCGGTCGCCAGAACCGTCGAGCACGGCTTTCAGCGTGTCCAGCGGCGGCGTCGGGATACTGAAGCTCTTCGGCCGGCGCTGCGGCAGAGAACCACCAAGCTTCTCGCGGCACTTGCGCAGGTAGCGCATCTCGGCGCTGTCTTCGGCCGGGCGATAGAACGGCAGCTCTTCGAGCTGCGAATCGTTGACCGGGATATCGAAGCGATCGCGGAATTTCTTCAGGCTGTCGATATCGACCTTCTTGGTGTTGTGGGCGATGTTCTTCGCCTCACCGGCACCGGTGCCGTAGCCCTTGATGGTCTTGGCGAGAATGACCGTTGGCTGGCCCTTGTGGTTGACCGCCTGATGATAGGCCGCATAGACCTTGTACGGATCGTGGCCGCCGCGGTTGAGCTTCCAGACTTCCTCGTCGGACATGCTCTCGACACGCTTGAGCAGCTCAGGGTCAGCACCAAAGAAGTGTTTGCGCACATAGGCGCCGTCTTTGGCCTTGTAGTTCTGGTATTCGCCGTCGATCGCCTCGTCCATGCGGCGCTGCATGCGGCCGTCTTCGTCGGCGGCGAACAGCGGATCCCACAGACGACCCCAGACCACCTTGTTGACGTTCCAGTTGGCGCCTTTGAACACGCCTTCCAGTTCCTGAATGATCTTGCTGTTGCCGCGCACCGGGCCGTCCAGACGCTGCAGGTTGCAGTTAATGACGAACACCAGGTTGTCGAGGTTTTCGCGGCCGGCCAGGGAAATGGCGCCGAGGGTTTCCGGCTCGTCGCACTCGCCGTCACCGATGAAGCACCAGACGCGCTGCTTGCCCTTCGGAATGAAGCCGCGGTTTTCCAGGTACTTCATGAAGCGCGCCTGGTAGATCGCGGTGATCGGGCCGAGGCCCATCGACACGGTCGGGAACTGCCAGAAGTCCGGCATCAGGTGCGGGTGCGGGTAGCTCGACAGGCCTTTGCCATCGACTTCCTGGCGGAAGTTGAGCATCTGCTCTTCGCTCAGGCGGCCTTCGAGGAAGGCGCGGGCGTAGATGCCGGGGGACGCGTGGCCTTGATAGTAGATCAGGTCGCCGCCGTGTTCTTCGGTCGGCGCCTGGAAGAAGTAGTTGAAGCCGATGTCGTAGAGCGTCGCACTGGACGCGAAGGTGGAGATGTGGCCACCCAGATCCGGATCCTTGAGGTTGGCACGCATCACCATGGCCAGTGCGTTCCAGCGGACCAGGGAGCGAATGCGGCGCTCCATGAACAGGTCGCCAGGCATCTTGGCTTCGCGGGTGACGGGGATGGTATTGCGGTACGGCGTGGTGATGCCGTAGGGCAGCGGGGTGCCGCTACGTGTGGCCAGTTCACCCATCCGGGTCATCAGGTAGTGAGCGCGGTCTTCACCCTCGCGGTCGAGGACGGACTCGAGGGCGTCCAGCCATTCCTGGGTTTCGACGGGATCGAGATCTTGCATGGCTTGCTCCATGGCGGAAAGGCTTCCAGAATCGGTTGCCTGTTCGCGACCGGCTTTGTGGGCCGGTGCGTGTAATGTTCTTGGACGAGTGCCGGGGGTAGGACCGGGCGTCTGTAGTTTTACTACAAAATGACGTCGGGATCAGCCCCCTGAAATACTCTTTAGTAGTAAAACTACAGATCAGCGGCGCTGGCAATTTCCTGAGAAAGGCATTTGCGAGGCTCTGAATCGCGCGGTTTCACTGTGTTGCTGCTGTGAAGGAAACCTCAATGAGTCTGCCATCGCTGGTTGCATTGCCGCCCTCGCTTCTGCCTTTTGTCAGTCGTGCCGAAGAGTCGTTCCTCGCTGCTGCCGGCAGCCTGTCGGATGCCATTGCGGCACGTTGCCGCGCCTGGCTGGCGGAGCAGCGCGAGGCGTTCGACCGGGTCTGCGCGGCGAGCGACTTCGTCAGCGAACAGGTTAGCCGAGATCCGCAGATGTTGCTGCAGCTGGCCGAGCAGGGCTGGCTGGGCAGATCGCTCGCGCCCGCCGAGATGCGTAACGCGCTGAGTGAGCAGGTCGCTGCGTGCGATAGCGAGGATGCCCTGGCGCTGACCCTGCGCCGCTTCCGCACGCGCCAGCAGGTGCGGATCATCTGGCGCGACCTGACCCGTCAGGCCGAGCTTGCCGAAACCTGTCGCGACCTCTCCGATCTCGCCGATGCCAGTGTCGATCTGGCCTATCACTGGCTGTACGTGCGTCATTGCGAACAGTTCGGCGTGCCCACCGGGCGGCGTAGCGGCAACCCGCAGCACATGGTGATTCTCGGCATGGGCAAGCTGGGCGCCCATGAACTGAACCTGTCCTCCGACATCGACCTGATCTTCGGCTATCCGGAGGGCGGCGAAACCGTCGGCGCCAAGCGTTCGCTGGACAATCAGGAGTTCTTCGTCCGCCTTGGCCAGCGGCTGATCAAGTCGCTGGACGCCATCACCGTCGATGGCTTCGCCTTCCGCGTCGACATGCGCCTGCGTCCTTATGGCTCGTCCGGTCCGCTGGTCTACAGCTTCAACGCGCTGGAGCAGTACTACCAGGATCAGGGGCGCGACTGGGAGCGCTACGCGATGATCAAGGCGCGTGTTATCGGTGGTGATCAGCAGGCCGGCAAGGAGCTGCTGGAGATGCTGCGGCCGTTCGTCTATCGGCGCTACCTGGATTTCTCCGCTATCGAAGCGCTGCGCACCATGAAGCAGCTGATCCAGCAGGAAGTGCGGCGCAAGGGCATGGCTTCGAATATCAAGCTGGGTGCCGGTGGCATCCGCGAGGTGGAGTTCATCGCCCAGGCGTTTCAGCTGATTCACGGCGGGCGCGATCTCAGCCTGCAGCAGCGGCCGTTGCTCAAGGTGCTGGCGACACTGGAAGGTCAGGGCTATCTGCCGGGCGCAGCGGTGACGGAGCTGCGCGAAGGCTACGAGTTTCTGCGCTATACCGAGCACGCGCTGCAGGCCATCGCCGATCGCCAGACGCAGATGCTGCCGGAGACTGACGTGGACTGTGCGCGGGTCGCCTTCATGCTTGGTTTCGACAACTGGCAGGCCTTCCACGAGCAGCTGTTGCACTGGCGTGGGCGTATCGACTGGCATTTCCGCCAAGTCATCGCCGACCCGGACGAGGACGAGAATGCCGAAGGCGAGGCGCTGGTCGGTGGCGAGTGGCTGCCCCTGTGGGAGCAGGACTGGGACGAGGAATTCGCCTGCCGACAGCTGTCCGAAGCCGGTTTTCGTGATGGTCAGGCTGCCTGTCAGCGTCTTGCTGCACTGCGCAATGCCAGCCAGGTCAGGACCATGCAGCGTCTCGGTCGCGAGCGCCTGGATGCCTTCATTCCTCGTTTGCTGGCACAGGCCGTCGAGCAGGACGACCCGGATCTGGTGCTCGAGCGCGTGCTGCCATTGGTCGAGGCGGTGGCTCGGCGTTCGGCCTATCTCGTATTGCTGACCGAAAATCCCGGGGCGCTGCAGCGACTGCTGGAGCTCTGCGCGGCCAGCCCGTGGATCGCCGAGCAGATCGCTCGCTTCCCGCTGCTGCTCGACGAGCTGCTCAACGCCGGGCGCCTCTACAGTCCGCCGCTGGCGCCCGAGCTCGCCGCCGAGCTGCGCGAGCGGCTGATGCGCATCCCTGAGGACGACCTCGAACAGCAGATGGAGGCGTTGCGGCATTTCAAACTGGCGCACCGGCTGCGCGTTGCCGCCTCGGAGATCGCCGGCACGCTGCCGTTGATGAAGGTCAGCGACTACCTGACCTGGCTGGCCGAGGCGATCCTGCAAGAAGTGCTGACCCTGGCCTGGCGCCACACCGTCGCGCGTCATGGCCAGCCCCAGCGCAGCGATGGCACGCTCTGCGATCCTGCATTCGTCATCGTTGGTTACGGCAAGGTCGGTGGCATCGAGCTCGGTCACGGTTCCGATCTGGATCTGGTGTTCATCCACGACGGCGACCCTGCCGCCGAGACCAATGGCGCCAAGCCCATCGACACCGCGCAGTTCTTCACTCGCCTGGGCCAGCGCATCATCCATCTGCTCACCACCCAGACCACCTCCGGCCAGCTCTATGAGGTGGACATGCGCCTGCGTCCGTCCGGCGCTTCCGGGCTACTGGTCAGCTCCCTTGGCGCCTTTGAGCGCTACCAGAGTCAGGAAGCCTGGACCTGGGAGCACCAGGCGCTTGTGCGCGCGCGGGTGTTGGTTGGTTGTCCACAGCTGACTGCCGACTTCGAGCGGGTGCGCGCTGGTGTGCTCGGTCGCGAGCGCGACCTGGATGCGCTGCGTCGCGAAGTCAGCGACATGCGCGCGAAGATGCGCGACAACCTCGGCACCCGCGCGACGCATGCGGGAACCGCCGAGCAGGCCTTCGACGCCGCTGCCGAGTTCAATCTCAAGCAGGACGCCGGTGGTATCGTGGATATCGAATTTATGGTGCAATACGCGGCTTTGGCGTGGTCGCACCAGCATCCCGAACTGCTGCGCTATACCGATAACATCCGCATTCTCGATGGGTTGGAGCAGGCCGGGTTGATGACCGGCGATGAGGTTCGGCTGCTGCAGGACGCCTACAAGGCCTACCGCGCCGCAGCCCACCGGCAATCACTGCAGAAGCAGCCCGGAGTGGTGAGTGGGGATCAATTCCACGACGAGCGCCGCGCTGTCATGCGTATCTGGCGTGAGTTGGGCCTAAGCTGAGCCCCTCGTCGGGCTACTGGCAAATTCGAATTCTGAGGAGCTGGCAACGATGTCGATGGCCGATCGTGATGGCGTCATCTGGTATGACGGCGAACTGGTGCAGTGGCGTGATGCGACCACCCATGTGCTGACCCATACCCTGCACTACGGCATGGGCGTGTTCGAAGGCGTACGCGCCTACAGCACCCCGGACGGTACGGCGATCTTCCGCCTGCAGGCGCACACCGACCGCCTGTTCGATTCGGCACACATCATGAACATGCCGATGCCGTACTCGAAGGAAGAGATCAACGAGGCGACCCGCGCCGCAGTGCGCGAGAATAATCTGGAAAGCGCCTACATCCGCCCGATGGTGTTCTACGGAAGCGAAGGCATGGGCCTGCGCGCCAGCGGCCTGAAAGTGCACGTGATCGTCGCCGCCTGGCACTGGGGTGCCTACATGGGCGACGAGGCGCTGGAGCTGGGCATCAAGGTGCGCACCAGCTCCTTCACCCGTCACCACGTCAACATCACCATGACCCGCGCCAAGTCCAACGGTGCCTACATCAACTCGATGCTGGCGCTGCAGGAAGCCATTTCCGGCGGCGCTGACGAAGCGCTGATGCTGGATCCGGAAGGCTACGTGGCCGAAGGTTCGGGCGAGAACATCTTCATTATCAAGGATGGCGTGATCTACACCCCGGAAGTCACCGCCTGCCTGAACGGCATCACCCGTGGCACCGTGCTGACGTTGGCCGCCGAGCATGGATTGAAGGTGGTCGAGAAGCGCATCACCCGTGACGAGGTCTACATCGCCGACGAAGCCTTTTTCACCGGCACCGCCGCCGAAGTCACGCCGATTCGCGAAGTCGACGGCCGCGCCATCGGCATCGGCCGTCGTGGACCGATCACCGAAAAGCTGCAGAAGGCCTACTTCGATCTGGTCTCCGGCAAGACCGCGGCGCATGCCGAATGGCGGACACTGGTCAAGTAAGCCTGGCGCTGGGAGCCGGCAACGCATGACTCGCTTGCCGGCCACGCTTCCAGCCCCTCAGCTTATGGCTTAGAGCTTATGAACATACTGATTGTGGGACCCAGCTGGGTTGGCGACATGGTGATGGCGCAGACGTTGTTCGTCTGCCTGAAACAGCGCCATCCCGACTGCCAGATCGATGTGCTGGCGCCTGAATGGAGCCGACCGATTCTCGAGCGCATGCCCGAGGTGCGTCAGGCGCTGAGCTTTCCGGTGGGACACGGCGTGCTCGACATGGCGACCCGGCGCAAGGTGGCGCAGAGTCTGCGCGGTCAGTACGAGCAGGCGATCCTCTTGCCCAATTCGTTGAAGTCGGCGCTGGTGCCGTTCTTCGCCGGTATTCCCAAGCGCACCGGCTGGCGCGGCGAAATGCGCTTCGGCCTGCTCAACGACATGCGCAAGCTCGACAAGCAACGCTATCCGTTGATGATCGAGCGCTTCATGGCGCTGGCCTTCGAACCGGGCGCGGAGCTGCCCAGACCGTACCCAAATCCTTCGCTGCGGATTGATCCGGTGACCCGCGATGCGGCATTGGCGCGTTTCGGTCTGAGCCTGGATCGTCCGGTACTGGCGCTCTGTCCGGGCGCCGAGTTCGGCGAGTCCAAGCGCTGGCCGGCGGAACACTTCGGCAAGGTCGCCGAGCTGAAAATCCGTGACGGCTGGCAGGTCTGGCTGTTCGGCTCGAAAAACGATCATCCGGTGGGCGAGGAGATTCTCGCGCGATTGATTCCTGGGTTGCGCGAAGAAGCGGTGAACCTGGCCGGTGAAACCAGTCTGGCCGAGGCCATCGACCTGCTCTCCTGCGCCGATGCGGTGGTGTCCAACGACTCCGGTTTGATGCACGTCTCCGCCGCGCTGGCTCGGCCATTGGTGGCCGTATACGGCTCCACTTCGCCAGCCTTCACTCCGCCGCTTTCCGAGCAGGTCGAAGTGGTGCGCCTGGGCCTTGACTGCAGTCCCTGTTTCGAGCGCACCTGCCGCTTCGGCCACAACAACTGCATGCGCGAGCTGAAGCCGCGTGCGGTGATCGAGGCGCTGGATCGTCTGGCTCCGCAGTCGGTCGAGGTACGCTGATTGAAGGTCCTGCTGGTCAAGACCTCGTCGCTGGGCGATGTCGTGCATACGCTGCCGGCGCTGACCGACGCGCAGCGCGCGTTACCCGGCATCCAGTTCGACTGGGTGGTGGAGGAGGGTTTTGCGGAAATCCCGGCCTGGCATCCGGCCGTGGCGCAGGTGATTCCCGTGGCGATTCGTCGCTGGCGCAAACATCCGATCGATACCCTGCGCAGCGGCGAGTGGCGACGCTTCAAGGCGCGTCTGCGCGAAGGTCGTTACGACCTGGTGATCGACGCCCAGGGCTTGCTCAAAAGCGCCTGGCTGACCCGCTACGTCAAGGCACCGGTAGCCGGGTTGGACCGTGCTTCGGCCCGCGAGCCCATCGCCGCACGCTTCTATGACCGCTGTTACGCCGTGCCGCGTGATCAGCATGCGCTGGAACGAGTGCGTCAGCTGTTCGCCCAGGCCCTTGGTTATCCGTTGCCGGAGAGCATTGCCGACTACGGCCTGAATCGCGAGCAGATGGCTGCACCGAGTGATCAGCCCTATCTGTTGTTCCTGCATGGCACCACCTGGCCGAGCAAACACTGGCCGGAAACCTACTGGCGCGAGCTGGCCGAACGCATGAGCGATTTCGGCTGGGCGATCCGCCTGCCGTGGGGTAATGCCGAGGAGAAGGCGCGGGCCGAACGCATCGTCAGCGGAGTGGCCAATGCAGCGGTGCTGCCGAAGCTCAATCTGGCCGGTGTTGCACGGGTCATCGCTGGTGCGCGGGCTTGTGTCGCAGTGGATACCGGCCTTGGTCATCTGGCTGCTGCGCTGGATGTGCCGAGCATTTCGCTTTATGGTCCGACCCTGCCCGGGCGGGTCGGCGCCTATGGGCGCTCGCAGGTGCACCTGTGCGCCAGCGGACCGAACGCCGGTCGCGGTGATCGGCACAAGCCCTGTTTCGACGATCTGCGCCCCGAGCGTGTCGTCACCGAACTGAAAGCCCTGCTGCGGGCCCCGGAGTCCGTTTGATGCAACTGGCGTTCATTCTCTACAAGTATTTCCCCTTCGGCGGGCTGCAGCGCGATTTCATGCGCATTGCCCTTGAATGTCAGCGTCGCGGCCATTCAATCCGCGTCTACGCGATGATCTGGGAAGGTGAGGTGCCGGACGGCTTCGAAGTGCTGATCGCGCCGGTCAAGGCGCTGTTCAACCACACCCGCAACGAGCGCTTCACCGCCTGGGTCGAGGCCGATCTGGCCAAGCGGCCGGTGGGTCGGGTGATCGGCTTCAACAAGATGCCGGGACTGGATGTCTATTACGCGGCCGACCCATGCTTCGAGGACAAGGCGCAGACCCTGCGCAACCCAATTTACCGCCGCTGGGGCCGCTACAAGCATTTCGCCGAGTATGAGCGTGCTGTGTTCGCGCCCGAGGCGAAGACCGAGATCCTGATGATCTCTGAGGTGCAGCAGCCGCTGTTCGTCAAACACTACGGCACGCCCGCTGAGCGCTTTCACCTGCTGCCGCCCGGCATTGCCCTAGACCGCCGCGCGCCGGCCAATACCGCGCAGATCCGTGCCGAGTTTCGAGATGAGTTCGAGGTTAGGCCCGAAGAACTGTTGCTGGTGCAGATCGGCTCCGGCTTCAAGACCAAGGGGCTGGATCGCAGCCTAAAGGCGCTCGCCGCATTGCCACGCGAGCTGAGCCAGCGCACCCGCCTACTGGTGATCGGTCAGGACGACCCCAAGCCGTTCAAGCTGCAGGCCAAGGCGCTAGGCGTTTCCGGCATGGTCGAGTTCCTCAAGGGGCGCAGCGATATCCCGCGTTTTCTGCTGGGCGCCGATCTGCTGATCCATCCGGCCTACAACGAGAATACCGGTACCGTGCTGCTGGAGGCGTTGGTCGCCGGGCTGCCAGTGCTGGTCACTGATGTATGTGGCTATGCGCACTACATCACCGACGCCGACTGCGGTCGCGTGGTGCCTAGCCCATTCGAGCAGAGCATCCTCGATCGACTGCTGGCACAGATGCTGGCCGATGATCAGCAGCGCGCGGTCTGGAGGCACAATGCGTTGGCCTTTGCCGACACGGCCGATCTTTATTCGATGCCGCAGAAAGCTGCTGATGTGATTCTGGGGGAGCGCTCATGACTGTCGCCGGTCAGTCAGTGACCTGTCGACTGGCGGAGGCCCCATGCGTCTGATGCTATCGGAACCGTTCAAGAGCCTCTGGCATGGCACGGATCCCTTCGTCGAGGTCGAGCGCCTGCAGGGCCAGGTCTACCGCGAACTGGAGGGCCGTCGCACGCTGCGCACTGAGGTCAATGGGCGCGGATACTTCGTCAAGATCCATCGTGGTATCGGCTGGGGCGAGATCGCCAAGAATCTGCTGACGGCCAAGGCGCCCGTACTTGGCGCCGGCCAGGAGTGGCGAGCGATTCAGCGGCTGCACGAAGCGGGGGTGCCGACCATGACCGCGGTTGCCTATGGCGAGCGTGGCGGCAATCCGGCGAAGCAGCATTCGTTCATCATCACAGAAGAATTGGCCCCCACCATTAGCCTGGAGGACTTCTCGGCAAACTGGCTGGAACAACCGCCGCCGCCAGCATTAAAGCGCGCACTGATTGCCGCAGTCGCGCGCATGGCCGGTACCATGCACCGCGCCGGCGTCAACCACCGCGATTTCTACATCTGTCACTTTCTGCTGCATACCGACAAGCCGGTGACGGCGAGCGATTTCCGCCTGTCGCTGATCGATCTGCACCGTGCCCAGACTCGCACCCAGACGCCGCGGCGCTGGCGCGACAAGGACCTGGCCGGGCTGTACTTCTCGGCACTCGAAATCGGCCTGACCCGTGGTGACAAGCTGCGTTTTTTACGTGATTACTTTCAGCATCCATTACGAGAGATCCTGCGCAAAGAAGCGGGGATGTTGGCCTGGTTACAGCGCAAGGCCGAAAAGTTGCAGGCGCGCAAGCAGCGCTATGGAGATGCGCTTTGAGGACTGAGATGGAATGGAACGGCAGGCGCGTTGTTATTGCTCCCTGCCCTGCTCTAGGTGACGTGACGATATATTTGCGTTTGGCTTGGTTGTTTCATCTTGCCGGTGCGGAAGTACGCTTTGTAAGTAGCTTGCTCAAGCCAGCTGAGAAGTATTTTGGCTGGTTGAAGGTAGAGCTGAGTGAACAAGTCGATCTGCTGCATCTGTGCACCCAAGCAGATCTGGTCATTTGCTACATCAACTGGCTGACTTGCCATCCAGATTCGCTAGATCGGGTACTGGAAGAACGGAACATCTGCTTCGTCACGGCGAAGAAGCTGCCTGCTGCACTTAAGTTGGACGGCCGAGAAGTCGTCGTAGGCGATCACGTCTTTGCTGGAGCGAGCCGTGCGCTTTGTCAAAGCTCACGTGCAGGGCTAACCATGGTGGGGTGGGTAGATGAGTATGCCGCGACAGTTTTCGGCTTGCGGAGCGACGCCCCGATTAACGTCGACCTCTCGAAGCACTGCGCTGATTCAAAAAGGCGCGTAGCAATATTCCCCACTACCCCTCACGCGAAGAAAAACTACACAACGAGGGGATTCCGTTGGCTGGCTCAGCGTTTGCAAAAGCGGGGCTGGTTGGTCGAAATCGTTGGGATGCCTCACGAGATCGAAGTTCTGGCCCGGTGTTTTCCAGGTTTTTCCATTCGCACATTTCCCGATGTGCGTGCGCTGATGGACTTTCTGGTCAATTGCTCGGTAGTTGTCAGTAATGATTCTGGCGGCGGCCATCTCGGTTCGCTGCTGGGGCTGCAGAGCTTTACGGTTACGCGTAAGCACACTGGTTTCGTATGGCGGCCGGGCTTCAATACGCGCAACGAAGTGTTGGCGCCAATCGTTTCGTTCAAGTTGCTGGGGCGTTACATATGGCGGCCTTTCATCCCGATTTGGCGGATCAGCAAGCGTCTGGGATATAGCCGCTGATGGCAAGTTGGACGTTGGATCCAGCCTACCTCGATCTGGACGGCGAGTTTGGCAGCCTGAAGGCTGTGTTTGCCCTCAAAGGCGAGCGTCTGACGAAAGACCCCTTATCGGAGGTCATTCGAGTCGAGCGCAACGGTGTGCGCTACTACGTAAAACGTTATTCCGGCGCGGGCAAAGGGTTACGCCGATTTATCGGTCGGCCGCGGGTAAAGGCGGAGTGGCAGAACCTTATGCTCTTTCGTCGTTGGGGCATTCCGACGGCGCCGATCGTGGCTTACGGCATGGAGCGGCGCGGCGGGGCATTCCTACGAGGC
Protein-coding regions in this window:
- the waaF gene encoding lipopolysaccharide heptosyltransferase II, which codes for MNILIVGPSWVGDMVMAQTLFVCLKQRHPDCQIDVLAPEWSRPILERMPEVRQALSFPVGHGVLDMATRRKVAQSLRGQYEQAILLPNSLKSALVPFFAGIPKRTGWRGEMRFGLLNDMRKLDKQRYPLMIERFMALAFEPGAELPRPYPNPSLRIDPVTRDAALARFGLSLDRPVLALCPGAEFGESKRWPAEHFGKVAELKIRDGWQVWLFGSKNDHPVGEEILARLIPGLREEAVNLAGETSLAEAIDLLSCADAVVSNDSGLMHVSAALARPLVAVYGSTSPAFTPPLSEQVEVVRLGLDCSPCFERTCRFGHNNCMRELKPRAVIEALDRLAPQSVEVR
- the glnE gene encoding bifunctional [glutamate--ammonia ligase]-adenylyl-L-tyrosine phosphorylase/[glutamate--ammonia-ligase] adenylyltransferase, whose protein sequence is MSLPSLVALPPSLLPFVSRAEESFLAAAGSLSDAIAARCRAWLAEQREAFDRVCAASDFVSEQVSRDPQMLLQLAEQGWLGRSLAPAEMRNALSEQVAACDSEDALALTLRRFRTRQQVRIIWRDLTRQAELAETCRDLSDLADASVDLAYHWLYVRHCEQFGVPTGRRSGNPQHMVILGMGKLGAHELNLSSDIDLIFGYPEGGETVGAKRSLDNQEFFVRLGQRLIKSLDAITVDGFAFRVDMRLRPYGSSGPLVYSFNALEQYYQDQGRDWERYAMIKARVIGGDQQAGKELLEMLRPFVYRRYLDFSAIEALRTMKQLIQQEVRRKGMASNIKLGAGGIREVEFIAQAFQLIHGGRDLSLQQRPLLKVLATLEGQGYLPGAAVTELREGYEFLRYTEHALQAIADRQTQMLPETDVDCARVAFMLGFDNWQAFHEQLLHWRGRIDWHFRQVIADPDEDENAEGEALVGGEWLPLWEQDWDEEFACRQLSEAGFRDGQAACQRLAALRNASQVRTMQRLGRERLDAFIPRLLAQAVEQDDPDLVLERVLPLVEAVARRSAYLVLLTENPGALQRLLELCAASPWIAEQIARFPLLLDELLNAGRLYSPPLAPELAAELRERLMRIPEDDLEQQMEALRHFKLAHRLRVAASEIAGTLPLMKVSDYLTWLAEAILQEVLTLAWRHTVARHGQPQRSDGTLCDPAFVIVGYGKVGGIELGHGSDLDLVFIHDGDPAAETNGAKPIDTAQFFTRLGQRIIHLLTTQTTSGQLYEVDMRLRPSGASGLLVSSLGAFERYQSQEAWTWEHQALVRARVLVGCPQLTADFERVRAGVLGRERDLDALRREVSDMRAKMRDNLGTRATHAGTAEQAFDAAAEFNLKQDAGGIVDIEFMVQYAALAWSHQHPELLRYTDNIRILDGLEQAGLMTGDEVRLLQDAYKAYRAAAHRQSLQKQPGVVSGDQFHDERRAVMRIWRELGLS
- the rfaP gene encoding lipopolysaccharide core heptose(I) kinase RfaP; the encoded protein is MRLMLSEPFKSLWHGTDPFVEVERLQGQVYRELEGRRTLRTEVNGRGYFVKIHRGIGWGEIAKNLLTAKAPVLGAGQEWRAIQRLHEAGVPTMTAVAYGERGGNPAKQHSFIITEELAPTISLEDFSANWLEQPPPPALKRALIAAVARMAGTMHRAGVNHRDFYICHFLLHTDKPVTASDFRLSLIDLHRAQTRTQTPRRWRDKDLAGLYFSALEIGLTRGDKLRFLRDYFQHPLREILRKEAGMLAWLQRKAEKLQARKQRYGDAL
- the waaC gene encoding lipopolysaccharide heptosyltransferase I, which translates into the protein MKVLLVKTSSLGDVVHTLPALTDAQRALPGIQFDWVVEEGFAEIPAWHPAVAQVIPVAIRRWRKHPIDTLRSGEWRRFKARLREGRYDLVIDAQGLLKSAWLTRYVKAPVAGLDRASAREPIAARFYDRCYAVPRDQHALERVRQLFAQALGYPLPESIADYGLNREQMAAPSDQPYLLFLHGTTWPSKHWPETYWRELAERMSDFGWAIRLPWGNAEEKARAERIVSGVANAAVLPKLNLAGVARVIAGARACVAVDTGLGHLAAALDVPSISLYGPTLPGRVGAYGRSQVHLCASGPNAGRGDRHKPCFDDLRPERVVTELKALLRAPESV
- a CDS encoding glycosyltransferase family 4 protein, whose amino-acid sequence is MQLAFILYKYFPFGGLQRDFMRIALECQRRGHSIRVYAMIWEGEVPDGFEVLIAPVKALFNHTRNERFTAWVEADLAKRPVGRVIGFNKMPGLDVYYAADPCFEDKAQTLRNPIYRRWGRYKHFAEYERAVFAPEAKTEILMISEVQQPLFVKHYGTPAERFHLLPPGIALDRRAPANTAQIRAEFRDEFEVRPEELLLVQIGSGFKTKGLDRSLKALAALPRELSQRTRLLVIGQDDPKPFKLQAKALGVSGMVEFLKGRSDIPRFLLGADLLIHPAYNENTGTVLLEALVAGLPVLVTDVCGYAHYITDADCGRVVPSPFEQSILDRLLAQMLADDQQRAVWRHNALAFADTADLYSMPQKAADVILGERS
- the ilvE gene encoding branched-chain-amino-acid transaminase; translation: MSMADRDGVIWYDGELVQWRDATTHVLTHTLHYGMGVFEGVRAYSTPDGTAIFRLQAHTDRLFDSAHIMNMPMPYSKEEINEATRAAVRENNLESAYIRPMVFYGSEGMGLRASGLKVHVIVAAWHWGAYMGDEALELGIKVRTSSFTRHHVNITMTRAKSNGAYINSMLALQEAISGGADEALMLDPEGYVAEGSGENIFIIKDGVIYTPEVTACLNGITRGTVLTLAAEHGLKVVEKRITRDEVYIADEAFFTGTAAEVTPIREVDGRAIGIGRRGPITEKLQKAYFDLVSGKTAAHAEWRTLVK
- the aceE gene encoding pyruvate dehydrogenase (acetyl-transferring), homodimeric type, encoding MQDLDPVETQEWLDALESVLDREGEDRAHYLMTRMGELATRSGTPLPYGITTPYRNTIPVTREAKMPGDLFMERRIRSLVRWNALAMVMRANLKDPDLGGHISTFASSATLYDIGFNYFFQAPTEEHGGDLIYYQGHASPGIYARAFLEGRLSEEQMLNFRQEVDGKGLSSYPHPHLMPDFWQFPTVSMGLGPITAIYQARFMKYLENRGFIPKGKQRVWCFIGDGECDEPETLGAISLAGRENLDNLVFVINCNLQRLDGPVRGNSKIIQELEGVFKGANWNVNKVVWGRLWDPLFAADEDGRMQRRMDEAIDGEYQNYKAKDGAYVRKHFFGADPELLKRVESMSDEEVWKLNRGGHDPYKVYAAYHQAVNHKGQPTVILAKTIKGYGTGAGEAKNIAHNTKKVDIDSLKKFRDRFDIPVNDSQLEELPFYRPAEDSAEMRYLRKCREKLGGSLPQRRPKSFSIPTPPLDTLKAVLDGSGDREISTTMAFGRILSQLVKDKDLGKRIVPILADEARTFGMEGMFRQLGIYSPVGQLYEPVDRDQVMYYREEKDGQILQEGLNEAGAFSSFIAAGTAYSNYNQPMLPVYIFYSMFGFQRIGDLAWAAGDAQTRGFLLGGTSGRTTLNGEGLQHEDGHSHILASTIPNCRSYDPTYGYELAVIMHHGMHEMMELQKSVYYYITVMNENYQQPAMPQGVEDGIIKGMYLLEEAKGDFKHRVQLLGSGTILREVRAAVDILAKMGVGADVWSVTSFNELRRDGLAVDRWNRLHPTEEPRKSYVEQCLEGREGPVVASTDYMKLFADQIRQWVPSREYQVLGTDGFGRSDSRAKLRDFFEVDRRWVAVAALQALADRGAIERTVVANAITEFGIDPEKRNPLDC